The Methylorubrum populi genome contains a region encoding:
- a CDS encoding NAD(P)-dependent oxidoreductase encodes MSDRTSPAKNLAGKNLAGKTLFITGASRGIGLAIGLRAARDGANVAIAAKTAEPHPKLEGTIFTAAERIERAGGRALPLTVDVRDEEAVRDALDETAKRFGGIDIVVNNASAISLSNTPATEMKRFDLMHQINARGTYMVSKYAIPHLERAENPHILMLSPPLDMAEKWFAPHLAYTMAKFGMSLCVLGLAGELRGRGIGGKGIAVNALWPRTTIATAAVRNLLGGDALMQASRTPEIMADAAHALFLKDARSATGRFLIDDSFLAEEGVTDFSKYRVTAGVPLAPDFFVPETSVAPPGALD; translated from the coding sequence ATGAGCGATCGCACGAGTCCGGCCAAGAACCTTGCGGGCAAGAACTTAGCTGGCAAGACCCTGTTCATCACCGGCGCCTCGCGCGGCATCGGGCTGGCCATCGGCCTGCGCGCCGCCCGCGACGGCGCCAACGTCGCCATCGCCGCCAAGACCGCCGAACCGCATCCGAAGCTGGAGGGCACGATCTTCACGGCGGCCGAACGGATCGAGCGGGCCGGCGGCCGGGCGCTGCCGCTGACGGTCGACGTGCGCGACGAGGAGGCGGTGCGGGACGCGCTCGATGAGACCGCGAAAAGATTCGGCGGGATCGACATCGTGGTCAACAACGCCAGCGCGATCTCGCTGTCGAACACGCCGGCCACCGAGATGAAGCGCTTCGACCTGATGCATCAGATCAACGCGCGCGGCACCTACATGGTGAGCAAGTACGCGATCCCGCATCTGGAGCGGGCGGAGAATCCGCACATCCTGATGCTGTCGCCGCCACTCGACATGGCGGAGAAGTGGTTCGCGCCGCATCTGGCCTACACCATGGCCAAGTTCGGCATGTCGCTGTGCGTGCTGGGGCTGGCCGGCGAGCTGCGCGGCAGGGGGATCGGAGGCAAGGGGATCGCCGTCAACGCCCTGTGGCCGCGCACCACCATCGCCACGGCCGCGGTGCGCAACCTCCTCGGCGGCGACGCGCTGATGCAGGCGAGCCGCACGCCGGAGATCATGGCGGACGCCGCGCACGCCCTGTTCCTCAAGGACGCGCGGAGCGCGACGGGCCGCTTCCTGATCGACGACTCCTTCCTGGCCGAGGAGGGCGTCACGGACTTTTCAAAATACCGCGTCACAGCGGGCGTCCCGCTTGCGCCGGACTTCTTCGTGCCGGAGACGAGCGTCGCGCCTCCCGGGGCGCTGGACTGA
- a CDS encoding SDR family NAD(P)-dependent oxidoreductase encodes MPQPLRGKVCLVAGASRGVGRGLARGLGEAGATVIVTARSSETGRRTETRPEAIEDTARAVDAAGGEGHPYLCDHTSERAVDGLVHWALRRFGRIDVAASSVWGGNEGYDGARYPDGAAWGTPFWRRSAEPFSRFLGTGPYPALLLARAVAPAMVAAKRGLVAFVSFGTESYLGDLYYDLAKAATNRLAFACAAELLPHGVCALGLSPGFVATERVRDLGEADRATESPLYAGRALAALSADPCVLDRSGRTVHAGDLARAYGFTDADGRQPERFRIGEHDT; translated from the coding sequence ATGCCGCAGCCGTTGCGGGGAAAGGTCTGCCTCGTGGCCGGGGCCTCGCGCGGTGTCGGGCGGGGGCTCGCCCGCGGCCTGGGCGAGGCCGGCGCCACGGTGATCGTCACCGCCCGCTCCTCCGAGACCGGGCGGCGCACCGAGACCCGGCCGGAAGCGATCGAGGACACCGCCCGCGCGGTCGACGCCGCCGGCGGCGAGGGGCACCCCTACCTGTGCGACCACACGAGCGAGCGGGCGGTGGACGGACTCGTGCACTGGGCGCTGCGCCGCTTCGGGCGGATCGACGTCGCGGCGTCGAGCGTCTGGGGCGGCAACGAGGGCTACGACGGCGCGCGCTACCCCGACGGCGCCGCCTGGGGCACGCCGTTCTGGCGCCGCTCGGCCGAGCCGTTTTCGCGGTTTCTGGGGACGGGGCCTTACCCGGCGCTGCTGCTGGCCCGCGCCGTGGCCCCGGCCATGGTCGCCGCGAAGCGGGGGCTGGTCGCCTTCGTCTCCTTCGGCACCGAGAGCTATCTCGGCGACCTCTATTACGACCTCGCCAAGGCGGCCACGAACCGCCTCGCCTTCGCCTGCGCCGCCGAACTCCTTCCCCACGGCGTGTGCGCGCTCGGCCTCTCGCCGGGCTTCGTCGCCACCGAGCGGGTGCGCGACCTCGGCGAGGCGGACCGCGCCACCGAGAGCCCGCTCTATGCCGGCCGGGCGCTCGCGGCGCTGTCCGCCGACCCTTGCGTGCTGGACCGATCCGGGCGGACGGTCCATGCCGGGGACCTCGCCCGCGCCTACGGCTTCACCGACGCCGACGGCCGCCAGCCGGAGCGCTTCCGGATCGGAGAGCACGACACATGA
- a CDS encoding enoyl-CoA hydratase-related protein: MNEAITIEDRSGGVRLIRWNRPEKKNALTGAMYDAATAALAGADDDSQNIGQNIGAVVFAGLPGAFCAGNDLADFLSAGTVPRDAFTEMPALRFIRQLARTRTPLVAAVDGLAIGVGTTLTLHCDLVYVGPQARFRMPFVELGVVPEAAASHLLPRRIGLARASALMLLCEPFDGDAAVSLGLANALVPSALLEEHALAQAARLAALPRRAVQATRALMRGEQAQVEAAVEAEAQAFEAGLRDPETQGRLARFLSGKA, encoded by the coding sequence ATGAACGAAGCCATCACCATCGAGGATCGTTCGGGCGGCGTCCGGCTGATCCGCTGGAACCGGCCGGAGAAGAAGAACGCGCTGACCGGCGCCATGTACGACGCCGCCACGGCCGCCCTGGCGGGCGCCGACGACGACTCCCAAAACATCGGGCAAAACATCGGGGCGGTGGTGTTCGCCGGGCTGCCCGGCGCCTTCTGTGCCGGCAACGACCTCGCCGACTTCTTGTCTGCGGGCACGGTGCCGCGGGACGCGTTCACGGAGATGCCGGCGCTGCGCTTCATCCGCCAGCTCGCCCGCACCCGCACGCCGCTGGTCGCGGCGGTGGACGGGCTCGCCATCGGCGTCGGCACGACGCTGACGCTGCATTGCGACCTCGTCTATGTCGGGCCGCAGGCGCGCTTCCGCATGCCGTTCGTGGAACTCGGCGTGGTGCCGGAGGCCGCCGCCAGCCACCTGCTGCCGCGCCGGATCGGGCTCGCCCGCGCCTCGGCGCTGATGCTGCTGTGCGAGCCCTTCGACGGCGACGCGGCGGTCTCGCTCGGCCTCGCCAACGCGCTGGTGCCCTCCGCTCTCCTGGAGGAGCATGCCCTGGCCCAGGCCGCCCGGCTCGCCGCCCTGCCGCGCCGCGCGGTTCAGGCGACCCGGGCGCTGATGCGGGGCGAGCAGGCGCAGGTCGAGGCGGCGGTCGAGGCGGAGGCGCAGGCCTTCGAGGCGGGCCTGCGCGATCCCGAGACGCAAGGGAGGCTCGCCCGCTTCCTCTCGGGCAAGGCCTGA
- a CDS encoding AAA family ATPase, giving the protein MAYPVLVVSGENHRIINLEERSTNVFVGANGSGKTRLAVKIEQTYPVISHRVSAHRALNLDPEVEKISEEQAETALRKGGFKNMMHFTREQMRWKNNPHVNMLDDFKHLIQLLFAEQSNTALITHVNARSGNFNNIRQTKFEVLSNIWHKLIPHRELHVTGDNILVSAGEGRDKYPASDLSDGERALFYIIGQVIAASVGSILIFDEPELHVHKSILARMWDELEAARSDCTYVIITHDLEFAASRVGQKFVIRDFSPARGWTIESVPENIGFSEEITTLILGSRRPILFVEGRATSLDLMIYRSCYPEWTVIPRESCEQVIHAVATMRANQSLTRVTCFGIVDADDHDESYLATLGVAALPVSEIENLLLLPDIGRAILEKEGYVGAEVDQRLSALKQELFNKAQEIGAIDRVVARHCRRRIDRMLKKIDLSAAVTLADISAEYGRQTAALDVATIGAEAEGRIRQAIKEDNLPAFLRAYDDKNFLAIASKHLKATHPKDFMAWLSRVLRNDSVPSLTTAIRGHIPEVTAR; this is encoded by the coding sequence ATGGCTTACCCAGTTTTGGTTGTGAGCGGTGAAAATCATAGGATAATAAATCTAGAAGAAAGGTCTACAAATGTTTTTGTAGGCGCTAATGGCTCGGGGAAAACACGGCTAGCTGTTAAGATTGAACAGACTTATCCCGTGATATCGCACAGAGTATCCGCACATAGGGCGCTTAATCTCGATCCAGAAGTTGAAAAAATTAGTGAAGAGCAAGCAGAGACAGCTCTCCGAAAAGGAGGTTTTAAAAATATGATGCATTTTACGCGCGAGCAAATGAGGTGGAAAAACAACCCGCACGTAAACATGCTGGATGACTTCAAGCACCTCATTCAACTGTTGTTTGCCGAGCAATCTAATACGGCGCTTATTACCCATGTAAATGCCCGATCAGGAAATTTCAATAACATACGTCAGACTAAATTCGAGGTGCTATCCAATATCTGGCATAAGCTAATCCCCCACAGAGAGCTGCATGTCACCGGCGACAATATTTTGGTTTCCGCGGGAGAAGGTAGAGATAAATATCCCGCCTCTGATTTGAGTGACGGAGAGCGCGCTTTATTTTATATAATTGGCCAAGTGATCGCTGCGAGTGTCGGTAGCATACTTATCTTTGATGAGCCCGAGTTGCATGTCCATAAATCCATATTGGCTAGAATGTGGGATGAATTAGAGGCGGCGCGATCAGATTGTACCTATGTAATTATCACACATGATCTTGAGTTTGCGGCATCACGGGTGGGGCAGAAATTCGTCATACGAGACTTCTCGCCGGCGCGAGGCTGGACAATCGAATCTGTGCCAGAGAATATAGGGTTTAGTGAGGAAATTACCACGCTGATTTTGGGTAGTCGCAGGCCTATTCTTTTCGTTGAGGGGCGCGCTACGAGTCTTGATCTTATGATCTATAGATCTTGCTACCCAGAGTGGACAGTAATCCCGCGGGAGTCGTGCGAGCAAGTTATCCATGCGGTTGCAACAATGCGGGCCAACCAGAGCCTGACGCGTGTGACCTGCTTCGGTATCGTTGACGCAGACGACCATGACGAAAGCTATCTTGCTACTCTGGGTGTTGCAGCGTTGCCGGTATCCGAAATCGAAAATTTGCTTCTTCTACCCGATATCGGCCGGGCAATTTTAGAGAAGGAAGGTTATGTTGGGGCTGAGGTTGATCAGCGTCTCAGTGCCCTTAAGCAAGAATTGTTCAATAAAGCCCAAGAAATAGGGGCGATTGATCGTGTAGTCGCGCGACACTGCCGTCGGCGGATTGATCGTATGCTCAAAAAAATCGATCTCAGCGCGGCTGTAACCTTAGCTGATATTTCAGCCGAGTATGGCCGGCAGACGGCTGCTCTTGACGTCGCTACCATCGGTGCGGAGGCAGAAGGCCGTATCCGACAAGCTATAAAAGAAGATAATCTGCCGGCATTCTTGCGGGCATATGATGATAAAAATTTCCTGGCAATCGCATCTAAACATTTAAAGGCCACTCATCCAAAAGACTTCATGGCTTGGCTCAGCCGTGTTTTGCGCAACGATAGCGTTCCCTCTCTAACGACGGCAATTCGAGGACACATCCCAGAAGTGACAGCACGATAG
- a CDS encoding KpsF/GutQ family sugar-phosphate isomerase: MALAQRIEDRDGAAVRAPAIASALRTIETEREGLACLMAAIGNGLGEFFAQAVERIGAARGRVICTGMGKSGHVARKIAATLASTGTPALYVHPAEASHGDLGMIQPDDVVLALSWSGETTELADIIGYTRRYRVDLVAITSNAASTLGREADTCLALPKAREACPNGLAPTTSTAMQLALGDALAVALLEARGFSARDFSVFHPGGRLGASLRQVREVMHGGGRLPVVALGTPMRAALAEIDAKGFGSVLVVEADGRLAGIVTDGDVRRAIFSHAGLEGLTVEAVMTRNPRTIPPETLLAKALQIQEAMKITALVVVEADRPVGLVHYHDLLRTGVA, translated from the coding sequence ATGGCGCTGGCACAGCGGATCGAGGACCGGGACGGTGCGGCCGTACGCGCCCCCGCCATCGCCTCGGCGCTTCGCACCATCGAGACCGAGCGCGAGGGCCTGGCCTGCCTGATGGCGGCGATCGGCAACGGCCTGGGCGAGTTTTTCGCGCAGGCCGTCGAGCGGATCGGGGCGGCGCGGGGCCGCGTGATCTGCACCGGCATGGGCAAGTCCGGCCACGTCGCCCGCAAGATCGCGGCGACGCTCGCCTCGACCGGCACGCCGGCCCTCTACGTCCACCCGGCCGAGGCGAGCCACGGCGACCTCGGCATGATCCAGCCCGACGACGTGGTGCTGGCGCTGTCGTGGTCGGGCGAGACCACGGAACTGGCCGACATCATCGGCTACACCCGCCGCTACCGCGTCGACCTCGTGGCGATCACCTCCAACGCCGCCTCGACGCTCGGCCGCGAGGCCGACACCTGCCTCGCCCTGCCCAAGGCGCGCGAGGCCTGCCCGAACGGGCTCGCGCCGACCACCTCGACGGCGATGCAGCTCGCGCTGGGCGACGCGCTGGCCGTGGCCCTGCTCGAAGCCCGCGGCTTCTCCGCCCGCGATTTTAGCGTGTTCCATCCCGGCGGCCGGCTCGGCGCCTCCCTGCGGCAGGTGCGCGAGGTCATGCATGGCGGCGGGCGGCTGCCCGTGGTGGCGCTCGGCACGCCGATGCGGGCGGCGCTCGCCGAGATCGACGCCAAGGGGTTCGGCTCCGTCCTCGTGGTCGAGGCCGACGGCCGGCTCGCCGGCATCGTCACCGACGGCGACGTGCGCCGGGCGATCTTTTCGCATGCCGGCCTGGAGGGCCTGACGGTCGAGGCGGTGATGACCCGCAACCCCCGCACCATCCCCCCCGAGACCCTGCTCGCCAAGGCGCTGCAGATCCAGGAGGCGATGAAGATCACCGCCCTGGTGGTGGTGGAGGCCGACCGCCCCGTCGGCCTCGTGCACTACCACGACCTGCTGCGCACCGGCGTGGCCTGA
- a CDS encoding outer membrane beta-barrel protein, which produces MSRERPNGDRREGRRGAGPLALALLPALLGAPALAQDGNAGQNDTGQNDTSWSDPGRSAAPTAGGRSRSVFDAPTGLRGAGAFAAPSPLGASPAPGAAASEEAEEGVSRLPRFRAAPSLPGSAAARGTPARPSVLRLRAAPPRRFGSPTRAITQRRTQETVTDLRLTPVIQTPVSGVPLPTPILGLGLPNAAGFLLGTALRRPLPPDTAYAPLGIQLGTFTLLSAFTQSVGYDSNPDQIGSTRLRPSLTLRSEAELALRSAWSASEFTAEMSGSYLEYPQNPEASRPNAVGTSRLRIDIDRDTRFELETRFLLDSQRLGSPDLGTAATTRPIFATYGATAGVQESFNRLQLSLRGSIDRSTFEDAQLGDGTLIRQSDRDANQYGLRLRAGYEISPTITPFVETFLDTRIYDSPVDQFGLRRDSDGIAFTAGATVQLNGALTAEVSGGLQHRSYVDRTLQDIDAPLINAALIWSVSPLTTVRFNQQTGVVETAVPGSSGAFTDAATLEVQHDLLRNLSITLGGAYLSNTYDGVNIRERGFSATARFDYRFNRWLALRGSYIYSTLTSTLPLSSYEAHTVLLGVRVNP; this is translated from the coding sequence GTGTCACGCGAGCGGCCGAACGGGGACAGGCGCGAGGGACGCCGCGGCGCGGGCCCGCTCGCCCTCGCCCTGCTCCCGGCCCTGCTCGGCGCCCCCGCCCTCGCCCAGGACGGCAATGCCGGTCAGAACGACACGGGGCAGAACGACACGTCGTGGTCCGATCCCGGCCGGAGCGCCGCGCCGACGGCCGGGGGCCGGTCCCGCTCCGTCTTCGACGCGCCCACGGGCCTGCGCGGCGCCGGCGCCTTCGCCGCCCCCTCCCCGCTCGGGGCGAGCCCGGCGCCGGGCGCCGCAGCCTCCGAGGAGGCCGAGGAGGGCGTCTCGCGCCTGCCGCGCTTCCGCGCCGCGCCGAGCCTGCCGGGCTCCGCCGCCGCCCGCGGCACCCCGGCCCGGCCCTCGGTGCTGCGCCTGCGCGCGGCGCCCCCGCGCCGGTTCGGCTCGCCGACCCGCGCCATCACCCAGCGGCGCACGCAGGAAACCGTCACCGACCTGCGCCTGACGCCGGTCATCCAGACCCCCGTCTCCGGCGTGCCGCTGCCGACGCCGATCCTCGGGCTCGGCCTGCCCAACGCCGCCGGCTTCCTGCTCGGCACGGCGCTGCGCCGGCCGCTTCCCCCCGACACGGCCTACGCCCCGCTCGGCATCCAGCTCGGCACCTTCACCCTGCTGTCGGCCTTCACCCAGAGCGTCGGCTACGATTCGAACCCCGACCAGATCGGCTCGACCCGCCTGCGCCCCTCCCTGACCCTGCGCAGCGAGGCGGAACTGGCGCTGCGCAGCGCGTGGTCGGCGAGCGAGTTCACCGCCGAGATGAGCGGCAGCTACCTCGAATATCCGCAGAACCCGGAGGCGAGCCGCCCGAACGCGGTGGGCACCTCGCGGCTGCGCATCGACATCGACCGCGACACCCGCTTCGAGCTGGAGACCCGCTTCCTGCTCGACAGCCAGCGCCTCGGCAGCCCCGATCTCGGCACCGCGGCGACGACCCGGCCGATCTTCGCCACCTACGGCGCCACCGCGGGCGTGCAGGAGAGCTTCAACCGGCTGCAGCTCTCGCTGCGCGGCTCGATCGACCGCTCGACCTTCGAGGACGCGCAACTCGGCGACGGCACGCTGATCCGCCAGAGCGACCGCGACGCCAACCAGTACGGCCTGCGCCTGCGCGCGGGCTACGAGATCTCGCCGACGATCACGCCCTTCGTCGAGACCTTCCTCGACACCCGCATCTACGATTCGCCCGTCGACCAGTTCGGCCTGCGCCGCGATTCCGACGGCATCGCCTTCACCGCGGGCGCCACCGTCCAGCTCAACGGCGCGCTGACGGCGGAGGTCTCGGGCGGGCTCCAGCACCGTTCCTACGTCGACCGCACCCTCCAGGACATCGACGCGCCGCTGATCAACGCCGCACTGATCTGGTCGGTCTCGCCGCTCACCACGGTGCGCTTCAACCAGCAGACCGGGGTGGTCGAGACCGCGGTGCCCGGCTCCAGCGGCGCCTTCACCGACGCGGCGACGCTGGAAGTGCAGCACGACCTCTTGCGCAACCTGTCGATCACGCTGGGCGGCGCCTACCTGTCCAACACCTACGACGGCGTGAACATCCGCGAGCGAGGCTTTTCCGCCACCGCCCGGTTCGACTACCGCTTCAACCGCTGGCTCGCGCTGCGCGGCAGCTACATCTACTCGACGCTGACGAGCACCCTCCCGCTCTCGAGCTACGAGGCGCACACGGTGCTGCTCGGCGTGCGGGTGAATCCCTGA
- a CDS encoding AprI/Inh family metalloprotease inhibitor — protein MTRGFLSKAACLALAASVGACASNRFEGPRERPRPQAALEPATPALPAGTVTSEPLAPPPGAASAPAEPLPSVAAAPSPAIEPPPPAPPPVVATGRSSVVGSWTATDASGSCKLSLSSTPSLDLYKASAAGCANKDLAKVSAWDFRDGEVYLYQPGGTVAARLRQAGGSLDGALSKSGAPLSLAR, from the coding sequence ATGACGCGTGGGTTCCTGTCGAAAGCCGCCTGTCTCGCGCTCGCCGCGAGCGTCGGCGCCTGCGCCTCGAACCGCTTCGAGGGACCGCGCGAGCGTCCGCGGCCGCAGGCGGCGCTGGAACCCGCCACGCCCGCGCTGCCCGCCGGCACGGTGACGAGCGAGCCGCTCGCTCCCCCGCCCGGCGCCGCCTCGGCCCCCGCCGAACCGCTGCCGAGCGTGGCCGCGGCGCCGTCCCCGGCGATCGAGCCGCCTCCACCCGCCCCGCCGCCCGTGGTGGCGACCGGCCGTTCCTCGGTGGTCGGCTCGTGGACCGCCACCGACGCGTCGGGAAGCTGCAAGCTCTCCCTGTCGAGCACGCCGTCGCTCGACCTCTACAAGGCCTCGGCCGCGGGTTGCGCCAACAAGGATCTCGCCAAGGTCTCGGCCTGGGATTTTCGCGACGGCGAGGTCTACCTCTACCAGCCGGGCGGCACCGTCGCCGCGCGCCTGCGCCAAGCCGGCGGCAGCCTCGACGGCGCCCTGTCGAAGTCCGGCGCGCCGCTCTCGCTCGCGCGCTGA
- a CDS encoding succinate dehydrogenase iron-sulfur subunit, with protein sequence MAQFNLPKNSQVTEGKTWPAPNGAQNVQTFRIYRWNPDDGKNPRIDTYHVDRDDCGPMILDALLWIKNKIDPTLVFRRSCREGICGSCAMNIEGQNGLACTMGIDACKSPDNALPFLTRKDKDGAVRIYPLPHMPVLKDLVPDLTNFYAQHAAIEPWLQTETPAPEKEWKQAPEDRARLDGLYECILCACCTTSCPSYWWNGDKFLGPAALLQAYRWLIDSRDENTGERLDGLHDPFRLYRCHTIMNCANTCPKNLNPAKAIAEIKKMMVEREV encoded by the coding sequence ATGGCCCAGTTCAATCTCCCCAAGAATTCCCAGGTCACCGAAGGCAAGACCTGGCCGGCGCCGAACGGCGCCCAGAACGTCCAGACCTTCCGGATCTATCGCTGGAACCCGGACGACGGGAAGAACCCGCGCATCGACACCTATCACGTCGACCGCGACGATTGCGGCCCGATGATCCTCGACGCGCTCCTGTGGATCAAGAACAAGATCGACCCGACGCTGGTCTTCCGCCGCTCCTGCCGCGAGGGCATCTGCGGCTCCTGCGCCATGAACATCGAGGGCCAGAACGGGCTCGCCTGCACCATGGGCATCGACGCGTGCAAGTCGCCCGACAACGCCCTGCCGTTCCTCACCCGCAAGGACAAGGACGGCGCGGTGCGGATCTACCCGCTGCCGCACATGCCGGTGCTCAAGGATCTCGTGCCGGATCTGACCAACTTCTACGCCCAGCACGCGGCGATCGAGCCCTGGCTCCAGACCGAGACACCCGCCCCGGAAAAGGAGTGGAAGCAGGCGCCCGAGGACCGCGCCCGGCTCGACGGCCTCTACGAATGCATCCTGTGCGCCTGCTGCACCACGAGCTGCCCGAGCTACTGGTGGAACGGCGACAAGTTTCTCGGGCCCGCGGCCCTGCTCCAGGCCTATCGCTGGCTGATCGACTCGCGCGACGAGAACACCGGCGAACGCCTCGACGGACTGCACGACCCGTTCCGGCTCTACCGCTGCCACACGATCATGAACTGCGCCAACACCTGCCCGAAGAACCTGAACCCGGCCAAGGCCATCGCCGAGATCAAGAAGATGATGGTCGAGCGCGAGGTCTGA